A single genomic interval of Hydractinia symbiolongicarpus strain clone_291-10 chromosome 8, HSymV2.1, whole genome shotgun sequence harbors:
- the LOC130654035 gene encoding uncharacterized protein LOC130654035 isoform X1 encodes MEQSGKGILNMYASTRSEVNAMAQNFNLSQQHAFHKNYQFDSTRSDSLKDSSYIYSNQFYDNGGCHKQRYNQPAHHSMFRQRQTQNLFSNSRYTGATEHGLIPEFTTNVTLNEMTPSPNPFKNQKEHFTFPNGVRDVEDQYFDKNITPVTSSCASTYLSPTPPRSRTPSPIVSDGDSGYSSKQMSPVSMQQHNRPLELTPPTSPEISRISSNRIKQFVDRNNNSIMSPTHPTFKSSNQSPALSPTMSDSASNKNVLLENYKQQALLVEKYKRQLALLDTYKKQALLQRLYDRQMQIEECKKNLSQDNSSEGFLQHQHLAFSTPSPELTDSVQNVQSTMSYPNGKTENSDQITREMTMKDSEKAFTNQFRQMSLQDTLQRRTLAVQESIRQTLAATNSTHNTDLNNNENFMSFESPEQTLASDMNIVDMLADPRWSGMKQYFTHGDERHDHMRRERDANEPTYTWSGHLPPKIYKNPIYSNKVFLGGVPWDITEAGLQQAFRPFGALNIEWPGKDGKHSRHPPKGYVYLLFESEKSVKGLLANCTHDFTNGGDWYYKISSRRMRCKEVQVIPWVLSDSNFVRTASQRLDSSRTVFVGGLHGMINAEALCQIMNDLFDGVIYAGIDTDKHKYPIGSGRVTFNNHRSFMKAVQASFIEIRSPKFTKKVQIDPYLEDAMCSQCHINTGPFFCRSSECFKYFCHSCWHWHHSIDNLRLHRPLTRHSKNSESSSMS; translated from the exons tacGCTTCAACAAGAAGTGAAGTCAATGCAATGGCGCAGAATTTTAATCTAAGCCAGCAGCATGCTTTTCACAAAAACTACCAGTTTGATTCTACACGATCAGATTCTCTTAAAG ATTCAAGTTACATTTATTCAAACCAATTTTACGATAATGGAGGATGTCATAAACAAAGGTATAATCAACCAGCACATCACTCCATGTTTAGACAAAGGCAGActcaaaatttgttttcaaacaGCAGATACACTGGTGCTACTGAGCATGGACTGATACCAGAATTTACAACCAATGTAACGTTAAATGAAATGACTCCATCCCCAAATCCatttaaaaaccaaaaagaaCATTTTACTTTCCCAAATGGAGTTAGGGATGTGGAGGATCAATACTTTGATAAAAACATCACACCTGTTACTTCATCATGTGCATCCACATATCTGAGTCCTACTCCTCCCCGTTCAAGAACACCAAGTCCAATAGTCTCTGATGGCGACAGTGGCTACTCATCGAAACAAATGTCTCCAGTATCAATG CAACAACATAATCGACCATTAGAGCTCACACCTCCAACATCGCCAGAAATAAGCAGAATTTCCTCAAACAGAATTAAGCAGTTTGTGGACAGGAACAATAACTCCATCATGTCTCCTACACACCCAACATTCAAGTCCTCAAACCAGAGTCCTGCGTTATCCCCAACAATGAGTGATAGTGCTtctaacaaaaatgttttactgGAGAATTACAAACAGCAAGCTTTACTTGTAGAGAAATATAAACGACAATTGGCTTTGTTAGACACATACAAGAAGCAGGCACTGTTGCAGCGTTTATATGATAGACAGATGCAAATTGAAGAATGCAAAAAGAATCTTTCTCAAGATAACAGTAGTGAAGGCTTCTTACAACATCAGCATTTGGCTTTTTCAACTCCTTCACCGGAATTAACAGACAGTGTTCAAAATGTTCAAAGCACAATGTCCTATCCAAATGGTAAAACTGAAAACAGTGACCAGATTACTCGTGAAATGACGATGAAAGATAGTGAGAAAGCTTTTACCAATCAGTTTCGTCAAATGTCCCTTCAAGATACATTACAACGAAGGACGCTTGCTGTGCAGGAAAGTATTCGGCAGACCTTAGCAGCAACAAATAGCACCCACAATACTGATTTGAACAACAATGAGAATTTTATGAGTTTTGAATCGCCTGAGCAAACCTTGGCTTCTGATATGAATATTGTTGATATGTTAGCAGACCCAAGATGGAGTGGTATGAAACAGTATTTCACCCATGGAGATGAACGTCATGATCATATGAGAAGAGAGCGgg ATGCTAATGAACCAACATATACCTGGAGTGGTCATTTACCTCCAAAAATTTACAAGAATCCAATTTACTCAAATAAAGTGTTTCTTGGTGGAGTACCGTGGGATATAACAGAAG ctGGATTACAACAGGCTTTCAGACCTTTTGGTGCATTAAATATCGAATGGCCAGGAAAGGATGGAAAACATAGTAGACACCCTCCTAAAG gttaTGTTTACCTTCTGTTTGAATCTGAGAAATCCGTGAAAGGTTTACTTGCTAATTGTACTCATGATTTCACCAACGGGGGAGACTGGTATTACAAAATATCCAGTCGAAGAATGAGATGCAAAGAG GTTCAAGTTATTCCATGGGTGTTGTCTGACAGCAACTTCGTAAGAACTGCATCTCAGAGACTGGATTCAAGCCGCACTGTATTTGTGGGAGGATTGCATGGTATGATAAATGCAG agGCGTTATGTCAAATAATGAATGATTtgtttgatggtgttatttatGCTGGCATTGATACCGACAAACACAAGTACCCAATAG GGTCCGGCCGTGTGACTTTCAACAATCACCGCAGTTTCATGAAAGCTGTACAAGCATCCTTCATTGAAATTAGGTCACCAAAGTTCACGAAGAAGGTTCAGATAGATCCTTACTTGGAGGATGCTATGTGCAGTCAATGCCATATCAATACAGGGCCGTTCTTTTGTCGGTCCTCAGAATGTTTCAAATACTTTTGTCACTCCTGTTGGCATTGGCATCATTCAATTGATAACTTAAGATTGCACCGACCGCTGACCCGTCACAGTAAAAATTCGGAATCTTCTTCGATGTCTTAA
- the LOC130654035 gene encoding uncharacterized protein LOC130654035 isoform X2: MAQNFNLSQQHAFHKNYQFDSTRSDSLKDSSYIYSNQFYDNGGCHKQRYNQPAHHSMFRQRQTQNLFSNSRYTGATEHGLIPEFTTNVTLNEMTPSPNPFKNQKEHFTFPNGVRDVEDQYFDKNITPVTSSCASTYLSPTPPRSRTPSPIVSDGDSGYSSKQMSPVSMQQHNRPLELTPPTSPEISRISSNRIKQFVDRNNNSIMSPTHPTFKSSNQSPALSPTMSDSASNKNVLLENYKQQALLVEKYKRQLALLDTYKKQALLQRLYDRQMQIEECKKNLSQDNSSEGFLQHQHLAFSTPSPELTDSVQNVQSTMSYPNGKTENSDQITREMTMKDSEKAFTNQFRQMSLQDTLQRRTLAVQESIRQTLAATNSTHNTDLNNNENFMSFESPEQTLASDMNIVDMLADPRWSGMKQYFTHGDERHDHMRRERDANEPTYTWSGHLPPKIYKNPIYSNKVFLGGVPWDITEAGLQQAFRPFGALNIEWPGKDGKHSRHPPKGYVYLLFESEKSVKGLLANCTHDFTNGGDWYYKISSRRMRCKEVQVIPWVLSDSNFVRTASQRLDSSRTVFVGGLHGMINAEALCQIMNDLFDGVIYAGIDTDKHKYPIGSGRVTFNNHRSFMKAVQASFIEIRSPKFTKKVQIDPYLEDAMCSQCHINTGPFFCRSSECFKYFCHSCWHWHHSIDNLRLHRPLTRHSKNSESSSMS, from the exons ATGGCGCAGAATTTTAATCTAAGCCAGCAGCATGCTTTTCACAAAAACTACCAGTTTGATTCTACACGATCAGATTCTCTTAAAG ATTCAAGTTACATTTATTCAAACCAATTTTACGATAATGGAGGATGTCATAAACAAAGGTATAATCAACCAGCACATCACTCCATGTTTAGACAAAGGCAGActcaaaatttgttttcaaacaGCAGATACACTGGTGCTACTGAGCATGGACTGATACCAGAATTTACAACCAATGTAACGTTAAATGAAATGACTCCATCCCCAAATCCatttaaaaaccaaaaagaaCATTTTACTTTCCCAAATGGAGTTAGGGATGTGGAGGATCAATACTTTGATAAAAACATCACACCTGTTACTTCATCATGTGCATCCACATATCTGAGTCCTACTCCTCCCCGTTCAAGAACACCAAGTCCAATAGTCTCTGATGGCGACAGTGGCTACTCATCGAAACAAATGTCTCCAGTATCAATG CAACAACATAATCGACCATTAGAGCTCACACCTCCAACATCGCCAGAAATAAGCAGAATTTCCTCAAACAGAATTAAGCAGTTTGTGGACAGGAACAATAACTCCATCATGTCTCCTACACACCCAACATTCAAGTCCTCAAACCAGAGTCCTGCGTTATCCCCAACAATGAGTGATAGTGCTtctaacaaaaatgttttactgGAGAATTACAAACAGCAAGCTTTACTTGTAGAGAAATATAAACGACAATTGGCTTTGTTAGACACATACAAGAAGCAGGCACTGTTGCAGCGTTTATATGATAGACAGATGCAAATTGAAGAATGCAAAAAGAATCTTTCTCAAGATAACAGTAGTGAAGGCTTCTTACAACATCAGCATTTGGCTTTTTCAACTCCTTCACCGGAATTAACAGACAGTGTTCAAAATGTTCAAAGCACAATGTCCTATCCAAATGGTAAAACTGAAAACAGTGACCAGATTACTCGTGAAATGACGATGAAAGATAGTGAGAAAGCTTTTACCAATCAGTTTCGTCAAATGTCCCTTCAAGATACATTACAACGAAGGACGCTTGCTGTGCAGGAAAGTATTCGGCAGACCTTAGCAGCAACAAATAGCACCCACAATACTGATTTGAACAACAATGAGAATTTTATGAGTTTTGAATCGCCTGAGCAAACCTTGGCTTCTGATATGAATATTGTTGATATGTTAGCAGACCCAAGATGGAGTGGTATGAAACAGTATTTCACCCATGGAGATGAACGTCATGATCATATGAGAAGAGAGCGgg ATGCTAATGAACCAACATATACCTGGAGTGGTCATTTACCTCCAAAAATTTACAAGAATCCAATTTACTCAAATAAAGTGTTTCTTGGTGGAGTACCGTGGGATATAACAGAAG ctGGATTACAACAGGCTTTCAGACCTTTTGGTGCATTAAATATCGAATGGCCAGGAAAGGATGGAAAACATAGTAGACACCCTCCTAAAG gttaTGTTTACCTTCTGTTTGAATCTGAGAAATCCGTGAAAGGTTTACTTGCTAATTGTACTCATGATTTCACCAACGGGGGAGACTGGTATTACAAAATATCCAGTCGAAGAATGAGATGCAAAGAG GTTCAAGTTATTCCATGGGTGTTGTCTGACAGCAACTTCGTAAGAACTGCATCTCAGAGACTGGATTCAAGCCGCACTGTATTTGTGGGAGGATTGCATGGTATGATAAATGCAG agGCGTTATGTCAAATAATGAATGATTtgtttgatggtgttatttatGCTGGCATTGATACCGACAAACACAAGTACCCAATAG GGTCCGGCCGTGTGACTTTCAACAATCACCGCAGTTTCATGAAAGCTGTACAAGCATCCTTCATTGAAATTAGGTCACCAAAGTTCACGAAGAAGGTTCAGATAGATCCTTACTTGGAGGATGCTATGTGCAGTCAATGCCATATCAATACAGGGCCGTTCTTTTGTCGGTCCTCAGAATGTTTCAAATACTTTTGTCACTCCTGTTGGCATTGGCATCATTCAATTGATAACTTAAGATTGCACCGACCGCTGACCCGTCACAGTAAAAATTCGGAATCTTCTTCGATGTCTTAA
- the LOC130654035 gene encoding uncharacterized protein LOC130654035 isoform X3 gives MFRQRQTQNLFSNSRYTGATEHGLIPEFTTNVTLNEMTPSPNPFKNQKEHFTFPNGVRDVEDQYFDKNITPVTSSCASTYLSPTPPRSRTPSPIVSDGDSGYSSKQMSPVSMQQHNRPLELTPPTSPEISRISSNRIKQFVDRNNNSIMSPTHPTFKSSNQSPALSPTMSDSASNKNVLLENYKQQALLVEKYKRQLALLDTYKKQALLQRLYDRQMQIEECKKNLSQDNSSEGFLQHQHLAFSTPSPELTDSVQNVQSTMSYPNGKTENSDQITREMTMKDSEKAFTNQFRQMSLQDTLQRRTLAVQESIRQTLAATNSTHNTDLNNNENFMSFESPEQTLASDMNIVDMLADPRWSGMKQYFTHGDERHDHMRRERDANEPTYTWSGHLPPKIYKNPIYSNKVFLGGVPWDITEAGLQQAFRPFGALNIEWPGKDGKHSRHPPKGYVYLLFESEKSVKGLLANCTHDFTNGGDWYYKISSRRMRCKEVQVIPWVLSDSNFVRTASQRLDSSRTVFVGGLHGMINAEALCQIMNDLFDGVIYAGIDTDKHKYPIGSGRVTFNNHRSFMKAVQASFIEIRSPKFTKKVQIDPYLEDAMCSQCHINTGPFFCRSSECFKYFCHSCWHWHHSIDNLRLHRPLTRHSKNSESSSMS, from the exons ATGTTTAGACAAAGGCAGActcaaaatttgttttcaaacaGCAGATACACTGGTGCTACTGAGCATGGACTGATACCAGAATTTACAACCAATGTAACGTTAAATGAAATGACTCCATCCCCAAATCCatttaaaaaccaaaaagaaCATTTTACTTTCCCAAATGGAGTTAGGGATGTGGAGGATCAATACTTTGATAAAAACATCACACCTGTTACTTCATCATGTGCATCCACATATCTGAGTCCTACTCCTCCCCGTTCAAGAACACCAAGTCCAATAGTCTCTGATGGCGACAGTGGCTACTCATCGAAACAAATGTCTCCAGTATCAATG CAACAACATAATCGACCATTAGAGCTCACACCTCCAACATCGCCAGAAATAAGCAGAATTTCCTCAAACAGAATTAAGCAGTTTGTGGACAGGAACAATAACTCCATCATGTCTCCTACACACCCAACATTCAAGTCCTCAAACCAGAGTCCTGCGTTATCCCCAACAATGAGTGATAGTGCTtctaacaaaaatgttttactgGAGAATTACAAACAGCAAGCTTTACTTGTAGAGAAATATAAACGACAATTGGCTTTGTTAGACACATACAAGAAGCAGGCACTGTTGCAGCGTTTATATGATAGACAGATGCAAATTGAAGAATGCAAAAAGAATCTTTCTCAAGATAACAGTAGTGAAGGCTTCTTACAACATCAGCATTTGGCTTTTTCAACTCCTTCACCGGAATTAACAGACAGTGTTCAAAATGTTCAAAGCACAATGTCCTATCCAAATGGTAAAACTGAAAACAGTGACCAGATTACTCGTGAAATGACGATGAAAGATAGTGAGAAAGCTTTTACCAATCAGTTTCGTCAAATGTCCCTTCAAGATACATTACAACGAAGGACGCTTGCTGTGCAGGAAAGTATTCGGCAGACCTTAGCAGCAACAAATAGCACCCACAATACTGATTTGAACAACAATGAGAATTTTATGAGTTTTGAATCGCCTGAGCAAACCTTGGCTTCTGATATGAATATTGTTGATATGTTAGCAGACCCAAGATGGAGTGGTATGAAACAGTATTTCACCCATGGAGATGAACGTCATGATCATATGAGAAGAGAGCGgg ATGCTAATGAACCAACATATACCTGGAGTGGTCATTTACCTCCAAAAATTTACAAGAATCCAATTTACTCAAATAAAGTGTTTCTTGGTGGAGTACCGTGGGATATAACAGAAG ctGGATTACAACAGGCTTTCAGACCTTTTGGTGCATTAAATATCGAATGGCCAGGAAAGGATGGAAAACATAGTAGACACCCTCCTAAAG gttaTGTTTACCTTCTGTTTGAATCTGAGAAATCCGTGAAAGGTTTACTTGCTAATTGTACTCATGATTTCACCAACGGGGGAGACTGGTATTACAAAATATCCAGTCGAAGAATGAGATGCAAAGAG GTTCAAGTTATTCCATGGGTGTTGTCTGACAGCAACTTCGTAAGAACTGCATCTCAGAGACTGGATTCAAGCCGCACTGTATTTGTGGGAGGATTGCATGGTATGATAAATGCAG agGCGTTATGTCAAATAATGAATGATTtgtttgatggtgttatttatGCTGGCATTGATACCGACAAACACAAGTACCCAATAG GGTCCGGCCGTGTGACTTTCAACAATCACCGCAGTTTCATGAAAGCTGTACAAGCATCCTTCATTGAAATTAGGTCACCAAAGTTCACGAAGAAGGTTCAGATAGATCCTTACTTGGAGGATGCTATGTGCAGTCAATGCCATATCAATACAGGGCCGTTCTTTTGTCGGTCCTCAGAATGTTTCAAATACTTTTGTCACTCCTGTTGGCATTGGCATCATTCAATTGATAACTTAAGATTGCACCGACCGCTGACCCGTCACAGTAAAAATTCGGAATCTTCTTCGATGTCTTAA
- the LOC130654935 gene encoding uncharacterized protein LOC130654935 has protein sequence MELISPINSEYFSMFDEVTINNQFKRNCHAFQQKDKSNDSGFASLSSEELQTGNFRPMFNKSMNVEANNPANGHQHKLLDQNNNLKDRTANSKTITITNNEVSPIVASKFISTAGTVVVPVIDYNQNKKKRKLDSTKTIKPELLPKKSEIFFYPTASVNFPSVPNNIPMQQKQTYAIRTSPLDHYQQANLSLPYYNHQCYKQSVSPICNYQEQQKTEFYCKQNIVKLNQTYNTNSLNIQAVDPSKFDLYDGTYNDSEEEQDNFKMEHIQSVQPICSNHPLILTNQTRYKLNLQPVITHGSFKPTNVIHHPATNINSSYSQQLFPPVSDPMLFLETHSSDKKNNTNLNSFVNTKLIESNNSYNCAANQTWQKSEVIFQPPNSIPMANKPGPCDKTEVSQTVTLPTVNSDAFFLRKSHNKVLPEKYLHFAENILKRNVDSAASPPSCLFETKKSDSNFNYIANTIPCDIITSKNHILKSPPKTAKSVSVNLSVNTKIANNANNFSSKNILKTALPDTQCGKAISNKENRKRKKKDSGNRPSKSKVPCAITPSYLCHGKNQGMVGLWKEQSTKVVPRTWIHEEENMNLKDDVFLDDSSCLRCGICCIAEESQTCIHIERRRIMIPNPKSKHVMSLRKRNSDVFYADIDKFAEGGDSLKPKIDCNNNEQEACGTGPSMPELTSTTNAMETSTPKKLSSLYSSAEETFLESMSNGGITNCLSPISLPARSHCDLNSCTKKTFTQAVVDKAIEVDSSNGLTDSLKTIMAKEIQKSRQIADADKYVHTRSNILQSKTFNKKIPTVIELIEKKKFRTYWNSLLSQNNVDDIDSVDRKTTKPTVMKGIDPLFESKESRNVKRKKKIKTIVSPSFKGPKKRKVIKVPIALECSQAAFRCKKKRIKQPQRRLHPLKQHKKKKEKTGTGTGEFSSEDELPLSQVVHRLSLSPPQTRTKPETIPIPKIDIDELLQVVVISQPPEMFTVQCQQEEFNTSTQRSKEVGHELTSETKTIDNNSMHINDNEENVSKYRVYSVKNEEIFVAEEELVPITLDFGE, from the exons ATGGAGCTTATTAGTCCAATCAATAGTGAATATTTTTCCATGTTTGATGAAGTTACTATAAATAACCAGTTCAAACGAAACTGTCATGCTTTCCAACAGAAAGACAAATCAAATGATAGTGGTTTTGCATCTTTAAGCAGTGAAGAGTTACAAACAGGCAATTTTAGACCAATGTTTAATAAATCAATGAATGTTGAAGCCAACAATCCTGCCAATGGACACCAACATAAATTATTAGAccaaaataacaatttaaaggaTAGAACCGCAAATTCTAAAACGATCACCATTACCAATAATGAAGTTTCACCAATTGTTGCCTCTAAATTCATCAGTACAGCAGGTACCGTTGTGGTACCTGTGATAGActataatcaaaataaaaagaaaagaaaacttgaTTCAACTAAAACTATAAAACCTGAGTTACTACctaaaaaatcagaaatttttttttatcctacTGCATCTGTGAATTTTCCATCAGTACCAAACAATATACCaatgcaacaaaaacaaacgtATGCAATAAGAACATCTCCTTTAGATCACTACCAGCAGGCAAACTTATCGCTGCCCTATTACAACCATCAATGTTATAAACAATCAGTAAGTCCAATTTGTAATTACCAGGAGCAACAGAAAACAGAGTTTTATTGTAAACAGAATATAGTAAAGTTAAATCAGACATATAATACAAACAGTTTAAATATTCAAGCTGTCGATCCTTCTAAATTTGATTTATATGATGGGACTTATAATGACAGTGAAGAAGaacaagataattttaaaatggaGCATATTCAATCTGTTCAACCCATATGCAGTAACCATCCGTTAATCCTCACAAACCAAACCAGgtataaattaaatttacaacCAGTCATTACTCATGGCAGTTTTAAACCAACAAACGTCATTCATCACCCTGCCACAAACATCAATAGTTCGTATTCGCAACAGCTGTTTCCTCCTGTTTCTGATCCCATGCTGTTTCTAGAAACGCATTCTAGTGACAAGAAAAACAATACAAATTTAAACAGTTTTGTCAATACGAAGCTGATAGAAAGTAACAATTCATACAATTGTGCAGCAAATCAAACATGGCAAAAAAGTGAAGTTATTTTTCAACCACCTAATAGTATTCCAATGGCAAACAAGCCAGGACCATGTGATAAGACTGAAGTATCACAAACAGTGACATTGCCTACTGTAAATAGTGATGCATTTTTCTTAAGAAAATCACACAATAAAGTGTTGCCTGAAAAGTATTTGCATTTTGCTGAAAACATCCTAAAAAGAAATGTGGACAGTGCAGCATCTCCACCATCTTGTTTATTTGAAACAAAGAAAAGTGACAGCAACTTTAACTATATTGCAAACACAATCCCATGTGATATAATAACATCTAAAaaccatattttaaaaagtccaCCAAAAACAGCAAAAAGTGTTTCTGTGAATTTATCTGTTAACACTAAAATTGCAAATAATGCCAacaatttttcttcaaaaaatatattgaaaacagCTTTGCCTGATACACAGTGTGGAAAAGCCATTTCCAATAAAGAAAACCGAAAGCGAAAAAAGAAAGATAGTGGCAATCGGCCCAGCAAGAGCAAAGTCCCATGCGCGATAACACCATCTTATTTATGTCATGGTAAAAATCAGGGTATGGTTGGCTTGTGGAAAGAACAGTCAACAAAAGTTGTTCCAAGAACTTGGATACATGAGGAAGAGAATATGAATCTAAAAG atGATGTCTTTCTGGATGACTCCAGCTGTTTAAGGTGTGGCATATGTTGTATAGCTGAGGAAAGCCAAACCTGCATACACATAGAGAGAAGACGAATTATGATACCGAATCCAAAGTCAAAACATGTGATGAGTTTGCGAAAGCGAAACAGCGATGTTTTTTATGCAGATATTGATAAATTTGCAGAAGGAGGCGATAGTCTAAAACCTAAAATTGATTGTAACAATAACGAGCAAGAGGCGTGTGGTACAGGTCCTTCAATGCCTGAATTGACATCAACTACAAATGCAATGGAAACGTCCACTCCTAAAAAGTTATCAAGCCTCTATTCAAGTGCGGAAGAAACATTCCTGGAGAGCATGTCTAATGGAGGCATCACGAATTGCCTTAGCCCGATTTCCTTGCCAGCTAGAAGTCATTGTGATTTAAATAGTtgcacaaaaaaaacttttacacaGGCTGTCGTAGATAAAGCAATCGAGGTAGATTCTAGTAATGGACTTACTGACTCCTTAAAAACGATAATGGCGAAGGAAATTCAAAAATCAAGACAAATTGCTGATGCTGATAAATATGTCCATACCAGATCCAACATACTGCAAAgtaaaacttttaataaaaaaataccaacTGTCATTGAGcttatcgaaaaaaaaaaattcagaacaTACTGGAATTCGTTATTAAGTCAAAATAATGTCGACGATATTGACAGTGTTGATAGAAAGACAACTAAACCAACTGTCATGAAAGGAATTGATCCTCTGTTTGAAAGTAAAGAATCGCGTAACgtcaaaaggaagaaaaaaatcaaaacaattgtTTCTCCTTCTTTTAAAGGACCAAAAAAACGAAAGGTGATTAAGGTACCAATTGCACTAGAATGTTCTCAAGCAGCATTCAGgtgtaagaaaaaaagaattaaacaacCACAGCGTCGATTGCATCCTTTAAAACagcataaaaagaaaaaagaaaaaactggtACTGGTACTGGTGAATTTTCCAGTGAGGACGAGCTCCCGTTGTCACAAGTAGTTCACCGGCTTAGTTTATCTCCTCCACAGACTCGCACTAAACCCGAGACAATCCCGATACCAAAAATAGATATTGACGAACTGCTGCAAGTTGTTGTTATTTCACAACCTCCGGAAATGTTTACAGTGCAGTGTCAACAAGAAGAGTTTAATACATCCACTCAACGATCTAAAGAGGTAGGTCATGAGTTAACATCTGAAACAAAAACCATCGATAACAATTCAATGCACATCAACGATAACGAAGAGAATGTATCTAAATATCGTGTATACAGTGTTAAGAATGAGGAGATTTTTGTTGCGGAAGAAGAATTAGTTCCAATCACCTTAGATTTTGGAGAATAA
- the LOC130655096 gene encoding thyrotroph embryonic factor-like, producing MPPVKTLSVKGTISQGRHDEKRELLKPYSKETSTGSPSKKTKFYDDYMSLDEFFQKTSNDNECETIEDNDYPRPNGNLLASLYTLGNLIQNQKKLIQCQQQKNLVTTSTSKSSIVPTDNQAAMLNEITHSEDSGTTHSHARPESCYSSDINPQQNSEPSSKLLPDLSTTTKNPENVTQSLPSVPNVVSSSKGHIIPDSYKDVDYWNKRKRNNSAAKKSREERRNRELKVFSEARQLEKENSQLTTILKRLTERNELLESRLQEVRKRSWQGESSGTSTSSEET from the exons atgcCTCCTGTAAAGACTCTTTCTGTAAAAGGAACAATTAGTCAAG GAAGACATGATGAAAAACGAGAATTACTCAAACCTTATTCAAAAGAAACCTCTACTGGGTCACCATCaaagaaaactaaattttatgatGATTACATGAGTTTGgatgaattttttcaaaagactTCTAATGACAATGAATGTGAGACTATCGAGGATAATGATTATCCAAGACCTAATGGAAATTTATTGGCAAGTTTATACACTTTAGGAAATCTTATTCAAAATCAAAAGAAGCTAATTCAGTGTCAGCAACAGAAGAATCTTGTGACAACTTCTACTTCAAAGTCATCCATTGTTCCAACTGACAATCAAGCTGCCATGTTAAATGAAATTACACACAGTGAGGATAGTGGCACCACACATTCTCATGCCAGACCAGAAAGTTGCTACAGTTCTGACATTAATCCCCAACAAAATTCAGAGCCTAGCAGCAAATTATTACCTGACTTGTCCACTACAACAAAAAACCCAGAAAATGTGACACAAAGTTTACCCTCTGTGCCGAATGTTGTGTCATCATCGAAAGGACATATTATTCCTGATTCTTACAAAGACGTTGACTACTggaataaaagaaaaaggaacAATTCAGCAGCTAAAAAATCACGTGAAGAGCGTAGAAATAGAGAATTAAAAGTGTTTTCTGAAGCTAGACAATTAGAGAAAGAAAACTCGCAACTTACAACCATATTAAAGAGATTAACTGAACGTAACGAACTTCTAGAATCACGCTTGCAAGAGGTTAGAAAACGTTCTTGGCAAGGTGAATCAAGTGGAACGTCAACGTCTTCAGAAGAAACTTAA